A single region of the Podospora pseudopauciseta strain CBS 411.78 chromosome 1, whole genome shotgun sequence genome encodes:
- a CDS encoding hypothetical protein (EggNog:ENOG503P0FN; COG:S): protein MVPVGEEALAEAKRVVGSSRLAWTSLMVEGDLAWRRRAEGEEGFRVTARTVKGAEEDRGWERRASMTAEPCWPVAPVMRRMRGGMLTVWSITGKFGRLIASKLLANPSTRVRGYGRNPSKLPSSLTTSARVQLFQGEAFDTAALKGFVTGCDVVICAYLGDDNLMMKGKKPSSTPESGTVTRYVASDWSLDYTKLKLGELFPKDPMIKIKAYLDEKAAGGGRVKGVHVLIGGFMDAILSQFYGIWHPETKSIRFWGEGTEVWEGTSYENAAEFTAAVVADREAVGVKRFLGDRKTLNKIVELFEKVYGFKPALERQGSLEELKVLMHKTRAENPADFFTYMKMFYQYYWLNGQTLVGPETDNDKYREIKAESWEDFLRKRSPEELAQAMYALA from the exons ATGGTGCctgttggggaggaggctttggcagaggcgaagagggtggtggggtcATCGAGGTTGGCTTGGACGAgcttgatggtggagggagatTTGgcttggaggcggagggcagagggggaggaagggttcCGGGTTACTGCTAGGACGGTGAAGGGGGCTGAGGAGGATAGgggatgggagaggagggcgtcGATGACGGCGGAGCCTTGTTGGCCCGTTGcgccggtgatgaggaggatgcgaGGAGGCATGTTGACGGTCTGGA GCATAACCGGCAAATTCGGCCGCCTCATCGCCTCCAAGCTTCTtgccaacccctccacccgaGTTCGCGGTTATGGCCGCAACCCCTCCaagctcccctcctccctcaccacctccgctCGCGTCCAGCTCTTCCAAGGCGAGGCGTTTGACACCGCAGCTCTCAAAGGCTTCGTCACAGGCTGCGATGTCGTCATCTGCGCCTACTTGGGTGACGATAACCTCATGATGAAGGGCAAAAAACCCTCATCGACGCCT GAGTCTGGTACTGTCACCCGCTATGTGGCGAGTGATTGGTCGTTGGATTacaccaagctcaagctgGGGGAGTTGTTTCCCAAGGACCCGATGATCAAGATCAAGGCGTACCTGGACGAGAAGGCTGCCGGGGGGGGCAGAGTCAAAGGGGTGCACGTGCTTATCGGGGGGTTTATGGACGCCATCTTGAGCCAGTTTTATGGGATTTGGCACCCGGAAACAAAAAGTATCAGGttttggggggaagggacggaggtgtgggaggggACGAGTTATGAGAATGCTGCTGAGTTTACGGCTGCTGTGGTGGCGGATCgggaggcggtgggggtGAAGAGAT TCCTCGGTGATCGCAAGACGCTTAACAAGATCGTTGAGCTGTTTGAGAAGGTGTACGGGTTCAAGCCTGCGCTGGAGAGGCAGGGCTcgctggaggagctcaaggttTTGATGCACAAGACCAGGGCGGAGAACCCGGCTGATTTCTTTACCTACATGAAAAT GTTCTACCAGTACTACTGGCTCAACGGGCAGACATTGGTCGGCCCCGAGACCGACAATGACAAGTACCGCGAGATCAAGGCTGAGAGTTGGGAGGATTTCTTGAGGAAGAGAAGCCCGGAGGAGCTCGCGCAGGCCATGTATGCTTTGGCGTAG
- a CDS encoding hypothetical protein (EggNog:ENOG503NXRK; COG:G; COG:M), with amino-acid sequence MPPRILLITGATGQQGSAVIDALLSHPLSSSAPFTVLAVEQHLRKNATRTMGWTILGPVIFMDNPPPRLAGKVFMTLLRDTLGRDKPLQWIATRDIGFFAAEAFHNPEEWNKKATGLAGG; translated from the exons ATGCCTCCtcgcatcctcctcatcaccggcgCAACGGGCCAACAAGGCTCCGCCGTCATCgacgccctcctctcccatcccCTATCCTCCTCAGCCCCCTTCACCGTCCTAGCA GTTGAGCAGCACTTGCGGAAGAACGCGACCAGAACCATGGGCTGGACAATTCTGGGACCGGTGATATTTATGGataaccctcctccccggtTAGCGGGCAAGGTGTTTATGACTTTGCTGAGGGATACCCTCGGGCGAGATAAGCCGCTGCAGTGGATTGCCACAAGAGACATCGGCTTCTTTGCTGCGGAGGCGTTCCATAATCCGGAGGAGTGGAATAAAAAGGCGACGGGGCTGGCGGGGGGATGA